Proteins co-encoded in one Aspergillus flavus chromosome 2, complete sequence genomic window:
- a CDS encoding hydroxymethylglutaryl-CoA reductase (hmg-coa reductase), with protein MSKAQPIKRRPDGRSKFDLNIDSPQLQHLTRHIDEAEHVRIENCIGFVQVPVGIAGPLRITGPETTGEYYAPLATCEPTLVASCSRGCKVFNACGGLQFEVLSEAMSRAPMFLFASPAHAVAFARAVPSFRNEFARWAESTSRYVRLQELQASVIGSSVHLFCSYFCGNAAGQNMVSKATQHACEMLRAHRCAKQFQIQDFLIEGQLASDKKPSWGNVQRARGVEALAWGTITNAACQEILGCSTERLYRTQMALKEGGIRNGQFGCNINTANIIAAIFVSTGQDAGSVAEASWSHLTSEYDYESKELKMTIYFPSLPVGTVGGGTLYPSQKECLDMLGCAEPSGKRRLAGMIAAFAVALDASTSAAIANDTFTMSHMKLARGEIFGPRASKL; from the coding sequence ATGTCCAAGGCTCAGCCCATCAAACGCCGGCCCGATGGACGGTCCAAATTTGACTTGAACATTGATAGTCCCCAACTGCAACATCTTACACGACacatcgatgaggccgaaCATGTCCGCATCGAAAACTGCATAGGCTTCGTGCAAGTCCCAGTTGGCATTGCCGGGCCACTGCGCATCACGGGCCCTGAGACGACGGGTGAATACTATGCACCATTGGCTACATGTGAGCCGACCTTGGTGGCTAGTTGCAGCCGGGGCTGCAAGGTCTTCAATGCATGCGGTGGCCTGCAGTTCGAGGTTCTCAGTGAGGCCATGTCTCGTGCGCCGATGTTTCTCTTCGCAAGCCCAGCGCATGCAGTAGCGTTTGCGCGAGCGGTCCCATCATTCCGAAACGAGTTTGCCCGATGGGCCGAGTCGACTAGCCGATACGTTCGGCTACAAGAGCTACAAGCTTCGGTTATTGGCTCTAGTGTTCATCTTTTCTGCAGCTACTTTTGTGGTAATGCTGCAGGGCAGAATATGGTCAGCAAGGCCACGCAGCATGCCTGCGAGATGCTGCGGGCCCACCGATGTGCAAAGCAATTTCAGATCCAAGACTTCCTCATCGAGGGTCAATTGGCGTCGGACAAGAAGCCTTCTTGGGGCAATGTGCAGAGAGCTAGGGGAGTTGAAGCGCTAGCGTGGGGCACTATTACCAACGCTGCATGCCAAGAAATCCTAGGCTGCAGCACGGAGCGTCTATATCGTACTCAAATGGCTCTAAAAGAAGGGGGGATACGCAATGGCCAGTTCGGCTGCAATATCAATACTGCCAATATTATAGCCGCTATCTTCGTGTCGACGGGGCAAGATGCGGGCAGTGTCGCAGAGGCTTCCTGGAGTCATCTCACCTCTGAATACGATTACGAGAGCAAGGAATTGAAAATGACTATCTATTTTCCCTCCTTACCGGTGGGTACCGTGGGTGGTGGGACCCTGTACCCATCGCAGAAGGAATGTCTGGATATGCTGGGGTGTGCGGAGCCctcggggaagagaagactTGCAGGCATGATTGCTGCCTTTGCAGTTGCATTGGATGCCAGCACAAGCGCAGCAATTGCTAACGATACATTTACTATGAGCCATATGAAGCTCGCCCGTGGGGAAATATTTGGCCCTCGAGCGTCGAAGCTATAG